A window from Actinomycetes bacterium encodes these proteins:
- a CDS encoding ATP-grasp domain-containing protein encodes MIRRLMIANRGEIAVRIARTAHRLGIDTVGVFSEADRTALHTRTVDRAVALGGTSAAESYLRGDAVIEAALSTGCDAVHPGYGFLAEDPSFARDVESAGLIWVGPTPEQIELLGDKVAAKVEAIEAGVPTTEATVVTADDLPDGLPVPAMVKAAAGGGGRGMRTVHDSADMAEVVASASREAEAAFGDGTVFVEPLIEHGRHIEVQVLGDTHGNVVHLGERDCSIQRRHQKVVEEAPSPGIGEAVRTKLCEGAVALARRVGYRGAGTVEFLVSSDATIAFLEVNTRLQVEHPVTEAVWGVDLVELQLLVADGRPLPFTQGDLAPSGHAIEVRLVAEDPAAGWLPSTGTLGDFAIDGLAVRVDSGVAAGSVVSADYDSLLAKVIAWAPERDRAAGALARALRTAELSGVRTNADALAAILTEESFGSGEATTAYLSEHPEVAEATGPSGEDRTVHLVAAAMAQQAADREADSLWSFAPSGWRNVATVGQRRAFSDLVAGEGAEPIQLEYSLESASNPESVRGHVLVGAPPEPGGDGVLGQDARRSFMLAAHLVAPDRWQVELDGVAAEVRVRRNDEGTLTVAGAAGRTVWQPVSPFADHDAAGAAGGPVSPLPGSVISVHVSEGDSVSDGDLLVVVEAMKMEHRITARSDAVVGEVLVAEGDKVDAGDLLVTLVEPS; translated from the coding sequence TTGATACGCAGGCTGATGATTGCGAACCGGGGGGAGATCGCCGTGCGCATAGCCCGCACGGCGCACCGGCTCGGGATCGACACCGTCGGTGTGTTCTCCGAGGCCGACCGCACGGCGCTTCACACCCGCACCGTGGACAGGGCCGTCGCGCTCGGTGGCACCAGCGCGGCCGAGTCGTACCTGCGCGGCGACGCCGTGATCGAAGCCGCCCTCAGCACCGGCTGCGATGCTGTTCACCCTGGTTACGGGTTCCTCGCGGAGGACCCATCGTTCGCCCGTGACGTCGAGTCCGCCGGTCTCATCTGGGTCGGCCCGACTCCCGAACAGATCGAGCTGCTCGGCGACAAGGTCGCGGCCAAGGTGGAGGCCATCGAGGCCGGTGTGCCCACCACCGAGGCCACCGTGGTCACAGCCGATGACCTGCCCGACGGCCTGCCGGTTCCTGCCATGGTCAAGGCCGCGGCCGGTGGTGGTGGCCGCGGTATGCGCACGGTGCACGACTCGGCGGACATGGCCGAGGTGGTCGCATCGGCCAGCCGGGAGGCAGAGGCGGCGTTCGGTGACGGCACCGTGTTCGTCGAGCCGCTCATCGAGCACGGCCGCCACATCGAGGTGCAGGTCCTTGGCGACACCCACGGCAACGTCGTGCATCTCGGGGAGCGGGACTGCTCGATCCAGCGGCGCCACCAGAAGGTGGTGGAGGAGGCGCCGTCGCCCGGCATCGGCGAGGCGGTCCGCACCAAGCTGTGCGAGGGAGCGGTGGCGCTCGCCCGACGCGTCGGCTACCGAGGTGCCGGCACCGTCGAGTTCCTGGTCAGCTCCGACGCCACGATCGCCTTCCTCGAGGTCAACACGCGACTGCAGGTCGAGCATCCGGTCACCGAGGCGGTCTGGGGCGTGGATCTGGTGGAGCTCCAGCTGCTGGTCGCCGACGGTCGGCCGCTGCCGTTCACCCAAGGCGACCTGGCCCCCAGCGGTCACGCCATCGAAGTCCGCCTTGTCGCTGAGGATCCGGCCGCCGGGTGGCTGCCCTCCACAGGCACCCTCGGCGACTTCGCGATCGACGGTCTTGCTGTGCGGGTCGATTCCGGTGTTGCGGCGGGATCCGTCGTCTCGGCCGATTACGACTCCCTCCTGGCAAAGGTGATCGCCTGGGCGCCGGAACGCGACAGGGCTGCGGGTGCTCTGGCCCGAGCCCTGCGCACCGCCGAACTGTCGGGCGTGCGCACCAACGCGGACGCGCTGGCTGCGATCCTCACAGAGGAGTCCTTCGGCAGTGGTGAGGCCACCACCGCGTATCTCAGCGAGCACCCGGAGGTCGCCGAAGCGACCGGGCCGTCCGGGGAGGACCGTACGGTTCACCTCGTCGCGGCCGCCATGGCGCAGCAGGCAGCGGACCGCGAGGCCGACTCGCTCTGGTCGTTCGCCCCGTCGGGGTGGCGCAACGTCGCAACCGTGGGGCAACGGCGGGCCTTCTCGGATCTGGTAGCCGGTGAGGGCGCAGAACCGATCCAGCTCGAATACTCACTGGAGTCGGCATCTAATCCCGAGTCGGTTCGCGGCCACGTCTTGGTGGGGGCACCGCCCGAGCCCGGTGGCGACGGTGTGCTCGGCCAGGACGCGCGCCGGTCGTTCATGCTCGCGGCGCACCTGGTCGCGCCGGACCGTTGGCAGGTCGAGCTCGACGGCGTGGCTGCCGAGGTGCGTGTGCGTCGCAATGACGAGGGCACGCTGACTGTCGCCGGCGCCGCGGGACGGACCGTCTGGCAGCCTGTGTCGCCCTTTGCCGACCACGACGCGGCCGGTGCTGCCGGGGGCCCTGTGTCGCCGCTGCCCGGCTCTGTCATCTCCGTGCATGTCTCCGAGGGTGACTCGGTGTCCGACGGAGACCTGCTCGTGGTGGTGGAGGCCATGAAGATGGAACACCGCATCACGGCGCGCTCAGATGCCGTGGTCGGCGAGGTGCTCGTGGCCGAGGGCGACAAGGTCGACGCCGGAGACCTGCTCGTCACCCTCGTCGAGCCCTCCTGA
- a CDS encoding SHOCT domain-containing protein — protein sequence MVIYFMILFSIFGDLFRSKDLSGLAKVLWVLVIFLLIFIGPLIYLIVRGSGMADRAVEAQADAQKQMQAYASQVVAQSGEGQGHAAQQISQAKDLLDSGAITQEEFDKLKAKALD from the coding sequence ATGGTCATCTACTTCATGATCCTGTTCAGCATCTTCGGTGACCTGTTCCGCTCGAAGGACCTGAGCGGCCTGGCGAAGGTGCTCTGGGTGCTGGTCATCTTCCTGCTCATCTTCATCGGCCCGCTGATCTACCTGATCGTGCGCGGCAGCGGGATGGCCGACCGGGCAGTCGAAGCCCAGGCCGACGCGCAGAAGCAGATGCAGGCCTATGCATCCCAGGTGGTCGCCCAGTCCGGCGAAGGCCAGGGCCATGCCGCTCAGCAGATCAGCCAGGCCAAGGACCTCCTCGACTCGGGTGCCATCACCCAGGAGGAGTTCGACAAGTTGAAGGCCAAGGCCCTCGACTGA
- a CDS encoding flavodoxin family protein, whose protein sequence is MTRLLVVHHSPTPHLRALAGAVLEGARHPDIAGVEVVERPALEAHERDVLDADGYLLGTPANLGYMSGALKHFFDTVYDACIDTTAGRPWGMWIHGSSDTAGARLGIERIVTGLQWRAASEPVELIGEEPGELDRCNELGSVLAATLGAF, encoded by the coding sequence ATGACCCGCCTGCTGGTCGTGCACCACTCCCCCACGCCCCACCTCAGAGCACTGGCCGGCGCCGTGCTCGAGGGGGCCCGGCACCCAGACATCGCCGGAGTCGAGGTGGTCGAGCGGCCCGCACTCGAAGCCCATGAGCGAGACGTGCTCGACGCCGACGGATACCTGCTCGGTACTCCGGCGAATCTCGGGTACATGTCAGGGGCCCTCAAGCACTTCTTCGACACCGTCTACGACGCATGCATCGACACGACGGCCGGGCGGCCCTGGGGCATGTGGATACACGGCTCCAGCGACACAGCGGGGGCCCGACTGGGCATCGAACGGATCGTCACCGGCCTGCAGTGGCGCGCCGCCAGCGAACCGGTCGAACTCATCGGGGAGGAGCCCGGCGAGCTCGACCGCTGCAATGAACTCGGCTCCGTGTTGGCCGCCACTCTTGGCGCCTTCTGA
- a CDS encoding AarF/ABC1/UbiB kinase family protein, whose amino-acid sequence MKRHVSPAGTDADADTFANTGVRTTFRGPYSDGPPPEALEVHYPPLDRFGPREAWALVANSALLVVFVLKGLLAKLLHWRRGSWLWCASEGMVEGFFRMGPTWVKVGQMIASSPGMFPDHMSRPAQRCLQDVPPFSFDLVRATIVEDLGHDPRELFASIDEVPLSAASVGQVHAVVLPDGRQAVVKLLRPHILERMNRDLRVANVIAKALMRTTLGRRANAVGMVRDLHRVTNQELNTALEAYRQDSFRSHLHDFGDNAMVTAPEVVWDYCGPQMICMERVFGVPMDDFAAHEAMGFDAQSNLRRGMKAWIEAMVLHGPFHGDLHAGNIWALEDGRCCFLDFGIMGEFSDEWRDMVRDILYTFMVDHEFARIIRGYKKLGVIRGDLGDDEQLGAMLKVVFDPIMASRMEDLQFADLFQQSLVLSEQMGDISAPEELNLLGKQFLYFERYVKGIAPDYLMVHDPYLIKNIFPAEAERLMAERRAGTPHMPVDPDDDLPGVTAEG is encoded by the coding sequence ATGAAGCGGCACGTGAGCCCTGCGGGCACCGATGCCGACGCCGACACGTTCGCCAACACCGGCGTGAGGACCACCTTCCGTGGCCCGTACTCCGACGGTCCGCCGCCGGAGGCGCTGGAGGTGCACTACCCGCCCCTCGACAGGTTCGGCCCCCGCGAGGCATGGGCCCTGGTGGCGAACTCAGCGCTGCTCGTGGTGTTCGTGCTCAAGGGTCTTCTCGCGAAGCTCCTGCACTGGCGCAGAGGCTCCTGGCTGTGGTGTGCCAGCGAGGGGATGGTCGAGGGCTTCTTCAGGATGGGCCCCACCTGGGTGAAGGTCGGCCAGATGATCGCGAGTTCGCCGGGTATGTTCCCCGACCACATGTCGCGCCCAGCCCAACGGTGCCTGCAGGACGTGCCGCCGTTCTCGTTCGATCTGGTGCGGGCGACGATCGTGGAGGACCTCGGTCATGATCCGCGCGAGCTGTTCGCGTCGATAGACGAGGTGCCGCTTTCCGCGGCGTCGGTCGGCCAGGTGCACGCCGTGGTGCTGCCCGACGGGCGCCAAGCGGTCGTGAAGCTGCTGCGCCCGCACATCCTCGAGCGGATGAACCGGGACCTCAGGGTCGCCAACGTGATTGCGAAGGCCCTGATGCGCACCACGCTCGGGCGGCGCGCCAACGCCGTGGGAATGGTGCGCGACCTGCATCGGGTCACCAACCAGGAGCTCAACACTGCCCTCGAGGCCTACCGCCAGGACTCGTTTCGCTCCCACCTGCACGACTTCGGCGACAACGCGATGGTCACCGCACCCGAGGTGGTCTGGGACTACTGCGGTCCGCAGATGATCTGCATGGAACGGGTCTTCGGTGTGCCGATGGATGACTTCGCGGCGCACGAAGCCATGGGTTTCGACGCCCAGTCCAACCTGCGGCGTGGCATGAAGGCGTGGATCGAGGCGATGGTCCTTCATGGCCCCTTCCACGGCGACCTCCATGCGGGCAACATCTGGGCACTCGAGGACGGCCGTTGCTGTTTCCTCGACTTCGGCATCATGGGGGAGTTCAGCGATGAGTGGCGCGACATGGTGCGCGACATCCTCTACACCTTCATGGTCGACCACGAGTTCGCCCGGATCATCCGCGGCTACAAGAAGCTCGGGGTGATCCGCGGTGACCTCGGCGACGACGAGCAGCTCGGGGCCATGCTCAAGGTGGTGTTCGACCCGATCATGGCGTCGCGCATGGAGGACCTGCAGTTCGCAGACCTTTTCCAGCAGTCGCTTGTGCTCTCAGAGCAGATGGGCGACATCTCCGCGCCGGAGGAGCTGAACCTTCTCGGCAAGCAGTTTCTCTACTTCGAGCGCTACGTCAAGGGCATCGCACCTGACTACCTGATGGTGCATGACCCCTACCTCATCAAGAACATCTTCCCTGCCGAAGCCGAGCGGCTGATGGCAGAGCGACGCGCTGGGACGCCGCACATGCCCGTTGATCCCGACGATGACCTCCCCGGGGTGACGGCAGAGGGCTAG
- a CDS encoding alpha/beta hydrolase, which translates to MATKATQRTKRASRGEPAGAAVHHRVIHGYERAYRVAGDTSLESGGTANDDGRPTLLLLHGIGDSSESWLPVMEGLAKDHRVIAPDLLGHGDSEKPRADYSAAAFANGMRDLLEVLGIERATVIGHSLGGGVAAQFSYQYPDRVERLVLVSAGGVDRDVSPLLRLAAAPFTELAVPVIHTPPGRLFVRFGTRLLKVFGHDLAIDAEELQRVLDGLPEDGAYDAFTRTLRAVVDWRGQVVTMRDRVYLASMIPMAVMWGTNDGVIPPDHAELLAESCPHATVSLYEGAGHFPHHQDPQRFIAEVTDFVARNEPAQFDPELFREYLRSGEVPGGIDLRDCDDRSVRA; encoded by the coding sequence ATGGCTACGAAGGCCACGCAGCGGACGAAGCGGGCCTCCCGGGGCGAGCCCGCAGGTGCGGCGGTGCACCACCGTGTCATCCATGGCTATGAGCGCGCCTACCGGGTGGCCGGGGATACGTCGCTCGAATCGGGTGGCACGGCCAACGACGACGGGCGCCCGACCCTCCTGCTCCTGCACGGCATCGGCGATAGCTCGGAGTCCTGGCTGCCGGTCATGGAAGGCCTGGCGAAGGACCACCGGGTCATAGCCCCCGACCTTCTCGGACACGGCGACAGCGAGAAGCCTCGCGCCGACTACAGCGCTGCCGCCTTCGCCAACGGCATGCGAGACCTGCTCGAGGTTCTCGGCATCGAGAGGGCCACGGTCATCGGCCACAGCCTGGGCGGGGGCGTCGCGGCGCAGTTCTCCTACCAGTACCCCGACCGCGTGGAACGACTCGTGCTCGTGTCGGCCGGCGGGGTCGACCGTGATGTCTCGCCGCTGTTGCGGCTCGCGGCGGCACCCTTCACCGAGCTGGCGGTGCCGGTCATCCACACACCTCCGGGCCGCCTCTTCGTGCGCTTCGGCACACGGCTGCTCAAGGTGTTCGGGCACGACCTCGCGATCGATGCCGAGGAACTCCAGCGCGTCCTCGACGGACTGCCCGAGGACGGCGCCTACGACGCGTTCACCCGCACGTTGCGCGCAGTGGTCGACTGGCGCGGCCAGGTCGTCACGATGCGGGACCGCGTCTACCTGGCGTCGATGATCCCGATGGCGGTCATGTGGGGAACCAATGACGGGGTCATACCGCCGGACCACGCAGAGTTGCTGGCCGAGTCCTGTCCTCATGCGACCGTGTCCCTGTACGAGGGGGCCGGTCACTTCCCGCACCACCAGGACCCGCAACGATTCATCGCAGAAGTGACTGACTTCGTCGCCCGCAACGAGCCGGCCCAGTTCGATCCCGAGCTGTTCCGCGAGTACCTCCGCAGCGGTGAGGTGCCCGGCGGAATCGACCTCCGCGACTGCGACGACCGGTCGGTCAGGGCCTGA
- a CDS encoding MOSC domain-containing protein — MGYRTRDELNAGLDHVLEAPTDVGTLTMVVRRPAENEREILEVGHLNVAEGLAGDCWNVRGSSRTDDGSSHPDMQLNLISSRVIELLADADDLEHRALAGDQLHVDLDVSEANLPAGTRLALGGAVIEVTDEPHTGCVKFAERYGPDARRWVNAGDRDGLRLRGLNARVVVEGAVRPGDTVGKLAP, encoded by the coding sequence ATGGGATACCGGACTCGAGACGAACTGAACGCAGGACTCGACCATGTACTCGAGGCCCCAACCGATGTGGGCACACTCACGATGGTGGTGCGTCGGCCGGCGGAGAACGAGCGGGAGATCCTCGAGGTCGGGCATCTCAACGTTGCCGAAGGCCTGGCGGGTGACTGCTGGAACGTGCGCGGATCATCGCGGACCGACGACGGAAGCTCGCATCCGGACATGCAGCTCAACCTGATCAGCTCACGCGTGATCGAACTCCTGGCGGATGCGGATGACCTCGAGCATCGCGCGCTGGCGGGTGACCAACTCCATGTGGATCTGGACGTGAGCGAGGCCAATCTGCCCGCAGGTACGCGCCTGGCCCTCGGTGGTGCCGTGATCGAGGTGACCGACGAGCCACACACGGGCTGCGTGAAGTTCGCCGAGCGCTACGGACCCGATGCACGCAGGTGGGTCAACGCGGGCGACCGCGACGGCCTCCGCCTGCGCGGCTTGAATGCCCGGGTCGTGGTTGAGGGGGCCGTGCGACCTGGAGACACGGTGGGGAAGTTGGCGCCCTGA
- a CDS encoding phytanoyl-CoA dioxygenase family protein, producing MADAIARFGPDSSAPEVAAALRSDGVAIVERLAPEELCDRVAAELDPILMATEAGGDDFVGDLTKRPGALLASCPSSVEMVAHDLVLQVADEVLWPQKSSFQLHLTQAIAIGPGESAQQLHRDQWAFDFFQFPSDVEVEVSTIWALTDFTEANGATRVALGAHALADADVAAIDPADTVAAEMPRGSVVLYTGRAVHGGGANTSDRTRIGINVDYVLGWLRQEENQYLSVPREVAAALPEKVQRLMGYQMGAYALGYVGNLRDPISVLREAADADTERPTFAP from the coding sequence ATGGCAGACGCAATCGCGAGGTTCGGCCCCGACTCGAGCGCCCCAGAGGTGGCCGCGGCACTTCGCAGCGATGGCGTGGCCATCGTGGAACGCCTCGCGCCCGAAGAGCTGTGTGACCGCGTCGCAGCAGAGCTGGATCCCATCCTGATGGCCACCGAGGCCGGGGGTGACGACTTCGTGGGTGACCTGACCAAACGGCCCGGAGCGCTACTGGCCAGCTGTCCGTCATCGGTCGAGATGGTGGCCCACGACCTGGTGTTGCAGGTTGCCGATGAGGTGCTGTGGCCACAGAAGTCGAGCTTCCAGCTTCACCTGACACAGGCGATCGCCATCGGCCCGGGGGAATCCGCGCAGCAGCTCCACCGCGACCAGTGGGCATTCGACTTCTTCCAGTTCCCCTCGGACGTGGAGGTGGAGGTGTCGACGATCTGGGCACTGACCGACTTCACCGAGGCCAACGGCGCCACCCGCGTGGCACTGGGAGCCCATGCCTTGGCCGATGCGGATGTGGCCGCGATCGACCCCGCCGACACCGTGGCCGCAGAAATGCCGCGCGGGTCGGTGGTTCTCTACACCGGCCGCGCGGTGCACGGCGGTGGTGCCAACACGAGCGACCGCACGCGCATCGGCATCAACGTCGACTACGTGCTCGGCTGGCTTCGCCAGGAGGAGAACCAGTACCTCTCGGTTCCACGCGAAGTCGCCGCAGCGCTTCCCGAAAAGGTGCAGCGCCTGATGGGCTACCAGATGGGCGCCTACGCACTCGGCTACGTGGGCAACCTGCGCGATCCGATCAGCGTGCTGCGCGAGGCCGCCGACGCCGACACCGAGCGCCCCACCTTCGCGCCCTGA
- a CDS encoding NAD(P)/FAD-dependent oxidoreductase — MADHGDSTSDETWDVVVVGSGPGGLTAAACLAAEGRRVLVLEAHDLAGGNTQVFRRHHKVEDGSMATYEFDVGIHYIGDCGPGGLFPSIFTALGVGDRIDFRPLDPDGFDTLHFPDLDFSVPVGWDRYRDRLVEAFPSEQAGLERVVGVLREVAEESRARSIPGAETPTFDHWAFRTLDELFAEGELSQRAQAVLDHWSGLYAGGPSQTAVSMHAAIIDHYMRGAYYPEGGGQMMPARLIQVIEAFGGEVRTLAPVDRIIVQDRRATGVLMEDGRTVHATEAVISNADHARTVFGLVGEQHWDPGTVSWTREAQMTLGLVCVYLVVDMEVAGPNTNHFVFPTYETDGLYAELDNGILEGPDMFAYIAMASRKDPGNELLCSAGQTNLQVMTLAPRGLKWWGVEQSPADGGRYRRGEQYRARKAQLTDALIDAAQRALAEDLGGQRLRDHIAHVETATPLSQERYTRSTGGTSYGYIHSPEQSGENRPQHRTEIDGLWLVGANTSSGHGVAGTMVGGVNCAGEMLGRPLLIEMVLGTPLVDPADVPADPVGFDAMEFSRGAALRAERERGRAARAAVAD; from the coding sequence ATGGCCGATCACGGAGACTCGACATCAGATGAGACCTGGGACGTGGTCGTCGTCGGCTCCGGGCCCGGCGGCTTGACCGCCGCAGCCTGCCTGGCCGCGGAGGGCAGACGGGTGTTGGTGCTCGAAGCGCATGACCTGGCGGGCGGAAACACGCAGGTGTTCCGACGCCACCACAAGGTCGAGGACGGCTCGATGGCCACCTACGAGTTCGACGTGGGCATCCACTACATCGGTGACTGCGGACCCGGCGGGTTGTTCCCGTCGATCTTCACCGCCCTGGGAGTCGGCGACAGGATCGACTTCCGGCCCCTCGATCCCGATGGGTTCGACACGCTGCACTTCCCCGACCTCGACTTCTCCGTGCCGGTCGGCTGGGATCGCTACCGTGACCGTCTGGTCGAGGCGTTTCCGTCCGAACAAGCCGGCCTCGAACGGGTGGTCGGCGTGCTGCGGGAAGTGGCAGAGGAGTCACGGGCCCGTTCCATCCCCGGAGCCGAGACCCCCACGTTCGACCACTGGGCGTTTCGCACCCTCGACGAGCTGTTCGCAGAGGGCGAGCTCTCCCAGCGCGCGCAGGCGGTTCTGGACCACTGGTCGGGTCTGTACGCGGGTGGCCCGTCGCAGACCGCAGTGTCGATGCACGCAGCGATCATCGACCACTACATGCGTGGCGCCTACTACCCCGAGGGTGGGGGGCAGATGATGCCCGCACGGCTCATCCAGGTGATCGAGGCGTTCGGCGGCGAGGTGCGAACGCTGGCACCCGTCGACCGGATCATCGTGCAGGACCGTCGCGCCACCGGCGTGCTGATGGAGGACGGCCGCACGGTCCACGCCACGGAGGCGGTCATCTCCAACGCGGACCACGCTCGCACGGTGTTCGGCCTGGTCGGCGAGCAACACTGGGACCCGGGCACGGTCTCGTGGACCCGCGAAGCGCAGATGACGCTCGGGTTGGTGTGCGTGTACCTCGTGGTCGACATGGAGGTCGCGGGCCCCAACACCAACCACTTCGTGTTCCCGACCTACGAGACCGATGGCCTATACGCCGAGCTCGACAACGGGATTCTCGAGGGGCCCGACATGTTCGCCTACATCGCCATGGCATCGCGCAAGGACCCGGGCAACGAGTTGCTCTGCTCTGCGGGCCAGACCAACCTCCAGGTGATGACCCTGGCTCCCCGAGGCCTGAAGTGGTGGGGCGTGGAGCAGTCACCGGCCGACGGAGGCCGGTACCGGCGGGGCGAGCAGTACCGGGCCCGCAAGGCCCAACTCACCGACGCATTGATCGACGCAGCCCAGCGAGCGCTGGCCGAAGACCTGGGCGGCCAGCGCCTGCGTGACCACATCGCGCACGTGGAGACCGCAACGCCTCTGTCCCAGGAGCGCTACACGCGCTCCACGGGGGGTACGAGCTACGGCTACATCCACTCACCGGAACAGTCCGGTGAGAACCGTCCCCAGCACCGCACGGAAATCGACGGTCTCTGGCTCGTGGGAGCCAACACCTCGTCAGGCCATGGCGTGGCGGGCACCATGGTGGGCGGCGTCAACTGCGCCGGCGAGATGCTTGGGCGGCCGCTTCTCATCGAGATGGTGCTCGGCACGCCGCTGGTGGACCCGGCGGACGTGCCGGCGGACCCGGTCGGCTTCGACGCGATGGAGTTCAGCCGCGGCGCAGCCCTGCGTGCCGAGCGCGAGCGTGGTCGCGCGGCGCGCGCCGCTGTGGCGGACTGA
- a CDS encoding SDR family NAD(P)-dependent oxidoreductase, with protein sequence MSTSIGAETTTEEVIEGVDLTGKVAVVTGASGGLGEETARALASKGATVVLASRNPEKLAAAQERIESTGVAGSVETLVLDLASFDAVRAAAGELAGRHPAIDLLILNAGVMAPPLGRTVEGHELQLGTNHLGHFLFTLSLRDNLRAAAPSRVVVLSSAGHRTSPIIWEDPDFERGEYHNFIAYGQSKTANALFALELDRRMSGDGVHAFSVHPGVIMTELSRHLTAEDIQWMADRARAEGGDDVDGDESGNALDAFQFKTVEQGAATSVWAATAAELDDHGGAYLEDCHVAPRADAPGASGGVQSWACDPAEAARLWELSLRVVGLDA encoded by the coding sequence ATGAGCACCAGCATCGGAGCAGAGACAACCACCGAAGAGGTCATCGAGGGCGTGGACCTCACCGGCAAGGTGGCCGTTGTCACCGGGGCGTCTGGCGGACTCGGCGAGGAGACCGCACGGGCGCTGGCCTCGAAGGGTGCGACCGTGGTCCTGGCCTCTCGCAACCCCGAGAAGCTGGCCGCTGCACAGGAGCGCATCGAGAGCACCGGTGTGGCCGGGTCCGTGGAGACACTCGTGCTCGACCTAGCCTCGTTCGACGCGGTGCGGGCGGCGGCCGGCGAGTTGGCCGGCCGACACCCCGCGATCGACCTGCTGATCCTCAACGCGGGCGTGATGGCGCCCCCGCTGGGTCGCACCGTGGAGGGCCACGAGCTGCAGTTAGGCACCAACCACCTCGGTCACTTCCTGTTCACCTTGTCGTTGCGCGACAACCTCCGCGCCGCCGCGCCGTCGCGGGTCGTGGTGCTGTCATCGGCTGGACACCGCACGTCGCCGATCATCTGGGAGGACCCCGACTTCGAGCGCGGCGAGTACCACAACTTCATTGCGTACGGTCAGTCCAAGACCGCCAACGCGCTGTTCGCACTCGAGTTGGATCGCCGGATGTCCGGCGACGGGGTGCATGCGTTCTCTGTGCACCCGGGCGTGATCATGACCGAACTGTCGCGGCACCTGACTGCGGAGGACATCCAGTGGATGGCCGACCGTGCCCGCGCCGAAGGCGGCGACGATGTCGACGGTGACGAATCCGGCAATGCGCTGGATGCATTCCAGTTCAAGACCGTGGAACAGGGGGCGGCCACATCGGTGTGGGCCGCCACTGCCGCCGAGCTCGACGACCACGGTGGCGCGTACCTGGAGGATTGCCACGTCGCCCCTCGGGCTGACGCGCCCGGGGCATCGGGTGGGGTGCAGTCGTGGGCCTGTGACCCCGCAGAAGCAGCGCGGTTGTGGGAGCTGTCGTTGCGGGTCGTCGGCCTCGACGCCTGA
- a CDS encoding LysR family transcriptional regulator gives MNEMTDLRGLELRHLVAATTVARTGTFGRAADQLGYTQSAISQQVSALENALGQQLFDRPGGPRPVVPTAAGRLLARHTGAVIDSLGVMLAELDQVRDGERGKVRLGSFQSVSVHLAPPLLARLRDELPLVEVELFETDDEIELEHMLLSGELDATFLVMQEEGDPSGMHLTELLRDPYLAITPQGEHRGPVAVEELADRPLIGNPAGVCERMVDKSLRAMGTTTTYGYRTADNGAVHAMVASGLGVAVMPRLSIDPAQHGIEVHELSPELPPRRLAIARRSGEPGSLTTAVVQAAVRVANGIDPTRS, from the coding sequence GTGAATGAGATGACCGACCTGCGGGGGCTCGAGCTCCGGCACCTGGTGGCGGCAACAACGGTCGCGCGCACGGGGACATTCGGAAGGGCCGCTGACCAGCTCGGCTACACCCAGTCAGCCATCAGCCAGCAGGTGTCCGCGCTCGAGAACGCACTCGGACAGCAACTCTTCGACCGGCCGGGCGGCCCACGGCCAGTGGTACCGACCGCAGCTGGTCGGCTCCTGGCCCGTCACACCGGAGCGGTCATCGACTCGCTCGGCGTGATGCTTGCAGAGCTCGACCAGGTCCGTGACGGAGAGCGAGGCAAGGTGCGGCTCGGTTCGTTCCAGTCAGTCTCGGTGCACCTTGCGCCACCGCTTCTCGCCCGGCTGCGCGACGAGCTGCCACTGGTGGAAGTCGAGCTGTTCGAAACCGATGATGAAATCGAACTGGAACACATGCTGCTGAGCGGGGAGCTCGACGCCACGTTCCTCGTGATGCAGGAGGAGGGCGACCCGTCGGGCATGCACCTGACCGAACTGCTGCGTGATCCGTACCTGGCCATCACACCGCAGGGGGAACACCGCGGGCCAGTGGCCGTGGAGGAGCTCGCCGATCGGCCCCTCATCGGCAATCCGGCCGGCGTCTGCGAACGAATGGTCGACAAGTCGCTTCGGGCCATGGGCACCACGACCACCTACGGATACCGCACGGCCGACAACGGTGCGGTGCATGCGATGGTGGCCAGCGGCCTGGGAGTGGCGGTCATGCCCCGCCTGTCCATAGATCCCGCACAACACGGCATCGAGGTGCACGAGCTCAGCCCCGAGCTGCCGCCGCGCCGGCTGGCGATCGCCCGCCGCTCCGGTGAGCCCGGTTCGCTCACAACGGCCGTGGTGCAGGCCGCGGTCCGCGTTGCCAACGGAATCGACCCGACGCGCAGCTGA